The window AACATGGACAAAAGCCCAGCTAGGAAGCTGAATAAAAAGCCGATAATTACTGCATTTGGAGCAAACGGAAAAATCGTTGGGCAATCCAATGCAGGTTTTGTATTTGGAACAACCTTATCTGCGATCCCTTTAAATGCAGGAATAATTTCCGCAATGAGCATTCGCACACCTGCCAAAATAATGTATACGCCTGCAGCAAAAGTGATGGCTTGAATAATGGCGAAGACAATGAAATTAGAGCCACCAGATAGTTCTGTCTCAATAAAAGATTGACCAGCAAACAATGCCACAATGATGAAAAATAAGCTCATTGTTAAAGAAACTGCAACCGACGTATCTCTTAAAAAGCCTAAAGATTTAGGTACTTTAATTTCTTCAGTTGATTTCGCTTTATTTCCAAAGAGCTTACCGATTTTAGCGGATATATAGTAGCCAATGCTACCAAAGTGACCGACCGCAAAGTCATCACTGCCCGTAATTTGACGTACAGTTGGTTGTAAAATGGCCGGGAACACCACCATACATATACCTAATAGTATTGAGCCGACAATAATGAGCGGGGCGCCACTCATGCCACCGACAGAAAGTGAAGCTGCGATTAAACACGCCATAAATAATGTGTGATGCCCAGTTAAAAATATATATTTTAAAGGCGTAAATCGCGCTAACAATAAGTTCATGACCATACCGAACACCATAATCATTGCTGTGGACGTGCCAAAATTCGTTTGAGCAGCTGCAACGATGGCTTCGTTATTTGGTATTACCCCTTGCACATTAAAAGCAAAATCGAACATTTTACTAAAATGATTTAAAGAGCCAATTAACACGGCGGCTCCAGCGCCAAGAATAACAAAGCCCATAATTGTTTTTAACGTACCTGAAAGAACGGTTGAAGCGGATTTCTTTTGGATTAGTAAGCCGACAAATGCGAAAAGGCCGACTAGTATTGCTGGTGTACCTAAAATGTCATTCATCATAACATCTAACATACCAACACCTCATCCTATCCGAATATTTTTTAATATTCCGTACTAACTGTTGCCAAGCACTCTACTTCAACATGAAAAAATGAAATGTAAGGTAGAGGCAATCTCAATTTTGAAGTAAAAACCATAGAAAAATTTTTACATTAAAACAACGGTTCAAGTTTTGATTTGATTTCTGCAATACTCATCATATTGACGATACGCACAATTTTCCTCATACCATTATCTAATTGATCGACAATATCTCCTGCACCAATATACACATCTGCTTTCTCTGCCGTAGCGGTTGTTAAATCAGTATGCGTTACCTCTGCTTCTTTCCCGAGTTCAGCTAGTGCCTTTTTAACAGTTAGCGCCATCATGAAGCTACTGCCTAATCCATTGCCACACACGACTAAAATCTTCATCATAATCGCTCCTTTGTAGCGTACTGTTTTATTTTTTCAACAATGTCTTCAGGAAGCTGGCAAGCGATAATACTGTCTATTTGTGTAGGCTCCTGTAAAACTTGCGTTAAATCGACTAAAGCCCGTAGATGGGATGCATCATCTATAGCCGCTAAGACAATGATCAAGTAAACGGGTTTATCTGGTCCGAATTGTACAGGGTTTTGTAAGCTTAACAAGCTCATTGATAATTCCTTTACTCCTTCAGTTGGACGCGCATGGGGGATTGCAACTTTAGGTGTTAGCACGGCATAGGGACCGTGTACTTCAATTGAATGTATCATCGCTTCTATATAGCGCTTTTCTATTTTATGTTGCTGCAGTAATGGCAATGAAGCTAAGCGAATCGCATCCTGCCAGTTGTTTACCTCGTTAGCAATTTGAATCGTATCCTTATTTAATAACTCGGAAAGCAAATCGACATACCTCCTTTCCACTGGAATCAATAGAGCTTCTATTCATGTTATTAATGCAAGCTAGGTAATTATGTCATGAAGGGGAATATTTTTAGTGAAATTGTTGAATGCCGGAGAGCGTGTCCAAAATAAGGGTAACTCCCCAAATAGCAGTATAATTTATTTGCAACTTATAACGAGCAAGGTGAGACCTCGCAGATACTGAAGCGTCTGCGAGTTTGGGGGTTCGACCATGAGTGAGGGGAGTCATGATTTAATCGCATTAATTTTACTTGCTAAATCGTAGATCGATTTTTTTACAAATTCATCGATTTTATTGTCTAATCGGGATTTGGGATAGACGAGCTGAATTTTTCGTGTAAGTGTCATGTCGTGTAAATCTTTCTTCATCAAGAGGCCAGATTTTAATTCATCCTCTATAAGAGCAACGGATAGAAAAGCAATCGTTTTGCCAAAGATAAGCATCTTTTTAATGGTACTGACAGAATCGAGTTCAATCGTGTAGAAGGATGGCAGGAAAGGATTCATCCATTTCTCGATAAAATGATTGGTTGAACTGGATGAGGTATGCAATAATACTTTGTTTTTAAGGACATCAGACTTTGAGATGTCTTTTTTTGTTGCAAGCTCATGGGTAGGGCTTAATGCCAACACAAGCGAATCTTCGCCAATTGTTTCATAGAAGAGAGATGGATTTTGTTGTTTGGTTTCCATTATTAAACCAAAATCGAGCTCCTGAAGAGCCACCATATTTTCGATTTCAGGTGCTGTTTTTACCTCTAGGGAAATTCTGATATCTGGATAAGCGGTGGAAATTTGATGAATGATTTCAGGCATAAAAATATGTGCAGGTAGTCCGCTTGCACCTAATCGGATGGAACCAATATTGCCAGCCAATAGATTTTCAATGAAGCGGTCCATGTCATTTTGTAATTGCACAATTTGACGTGCATAGTGATAAAGACCCTCACCCGCTTCTGTTAAGCGATAACCACCGGCATTTGTACGAAATAAGCGTACGCCGTATTCATCTTCAATCGAACGAATATGAAAGGATACTGTGGGTGGCGTGATCCCTAGCTCTTTAGCGACAGGGGCTAGTTTTTTTAAATCTACGAGTAAGCAAAATGCCTGTAATTTTAGATGTTTCATTTTAGCCTCCTAAAGTAAATTAGATAAAGTATTGCATTTGCTTTAGTTTATTAGATTTTTTTTAACGCCATATTAATAGTAGGTTAATATTTTCTAAATATCTGGAATTTATAGTAGAGATAGACGAGGAGGATATGATGAAAATCTCATTGACAAATATCGAGAAAAAATATGGGCATTCTCAAGCACTCTGGCCCATTAATGTGGAATTAGACAGTAAGTTCATTACCATATTAGGACAATCAGGTTGTGGAAAGACAACATTATTAAAAATACTAGCAGGTCTTGAAAAACCAACAGATGGTGAAATCACATTTGATGACACGATCATCTATTCTTCTAAGCTACGTAAAAATGTGAAACCTAATAAGCGCAATATCGCCATGGTTTTTCAAGATTTTGCCTTGTGGCCGCATATGACCATTTTCCAGAACATCGCTTTTGGTTTAAAGGGCATCGTGCCAAAAACAGAAATACCAGAGCGGGTAGCGCATGTCATGCGATTGGTGAACATGGAGGGTTTTGAAAAACGCAAACCGGGTGAATTATCAGGTGGACAACAGCAACGGGTAGCATTGGCACGAGCACTGGCCACAAATCCAAAGCTAATTCTATTTGATGAACCATTATCCGCTTTAGACGCAGTGTTACGAGAGAAAATGCAAGATGAAATTATGCATATTATTCATGAACTAGATTGCCAGGCGATTTTTGTGACACATGATCAAACAGAGGCAATGACGATGTCAGATCAAATAATTGTGATGGAGTCAGGCCGAATCGCGCAAGTTGGTACTCCAGAGGAAATCTATCATGCACCAGCAACACCATATGTAGCGGATTTTATTGGAAAAGTTAACTGGTTGGATAAAGGTAGCTGTATTGTGCGGCCAGAGGGGGTATCGAGACAACAACACCCTGGAACCATTGCCAAGCAAGCGATGATTGTGAAAAGTACTTTTGTGGGCGATCGGTATGTAGTGCAGGCACAAGTAGAAGGCAAGCAATGGAGCTTTTATGAAGCTGTGCCGCTCGAACATGGCAAGCAACTTGAAGTTTTTGTAGATAAAAAACAAATTTATCAATTGGAGGGTTTACAGTGAAAAAACGTTGCAAATTACTAGTGACAGCAGGGGTTCTATTAGCGTTAACATTAGCAGGATGTGGAAATAATCAATCAGCGGGAAGTGTCAATAAGGATGCAGCGAATGCAAAGCCGCAGGAAGTTCAAACGTTAACGGTCTATTCAGCTGGTCCAGATGGTTTGGCTGCAAATATTCAGCAAGCCTTTGAAGAAAAAACAGGCATGAAAGTAGAAATGTTTCAAGGAACGACTGGGAAAATTTTATCGCGCTTAGAAGCAGAAAAAAATAATCCTGTGGCAGATGTTGTTGTACTAGCTTCTGTTGCATCAATGGATGGATTAAAGGAATCAGATCAGCTACAGAGCTATAAAGACGCTGAAAATGCAACTAAAATCAATAGCGATTGGTCGGATGCGGAAGGCTATTACTATGGCTATAGTGCATCGGCATTAGGGATTGCTTACAATACGAAAAATACGAAAGAGGCTCCGATAGAGTGGACGGATTTAGCAAAATCGGAATGGCAAGACAAGATTAATATCCCTGATCCAAGTTTGTCAGGTTCTGCTGTAGATTTCCTTTTCGGTTATGCGGAGGCAGAAAAATCTGCTTGGGATACGATTCAATCATGGAAGAAGAATGGCCTACAAGTCAATGGGGCAAATAAGGAAGCACTTGATGCGGTGATTACTGGGGACAAAAATGCAACTATCTCAGGTGTAGACTATATGGCTTACAAAGCCAAAGCTAGCGGTGAGCCAGTAGAAATTGTTTATCCGCAGAGTGGCACAGTGGTAAGTCCACGAGCAGTAGGCATTATGAAAGAAGCTAAGAATGTTGACGGTGCTAAAGCTTATGTGAATTTCTTACTGTCAGATGAAGGGCAAAAACTTGTTACAGACGCTTACTTACTACCTGGCAATAAAGAAATTCCTGTAAAAGACCGAGCGGCATTAGGTGAAATTCCTCAGTTACCTGTGAACTGGAAAGGTGCAGAAGCAAAGCAACTTGATATTTTAACGAAATTTAATGATATTTTTCGATAAGAGGTCAATGTAAAGTTCAACATAGCCACTAGAGTGGGCTTTTAAAATTTCCGTAGAAAAAAATCGCTCATTTTAAGCGGGGGATGGCAAGCCTACACAATGCAAGCACAGCTGTGGGATCTTGCCGGCTTGTTGTCCTGCAGGGGGTTCGTGAATTGTCACAATACTATCCATCGTCAAGCTTACTTCTAGTAGGTATAGCTCTACCCATGTTTTCTTAGGAAGGAATGACGTAACAATGATAATGGAAGGCAGACGCACTTTTGGATTATTAGTGACGATTGTCGCAACGTTTGCTATCGCGCCATTAATAGCTATTGTCTATTATACAGTTGTCCATGATGGGCATTTAGATGTTTCGCAGATTAATAGAATGTTTGATAATGATCGATTGTGGCACACTCTGGGCAATTCTTTATTATTAGGTATTTTAGTTATTTTAGGAACGACAATACTAGCATTACCGATGGCATTGATTCGCACAAAAACGAGTCTACATAAATTTGATTGGTTAGATATTATCCTAACGATTCCTTTTATGACACCACCTTATATTGGCTCTATGGGCTGGATTCTGTTTATGCAAAATAATGGCTTTTTACAGCAGTTAATGCCGAGTGCAACATGGATGTCCAATACCTTTTTCTCCTTATTTGGAATGGTCATGATTATGAGCCTACATCTGTTTCCATTTCTATACTTAATGTTGAAAAATACATTACTAAGAATTAATGGTTCGTTTTTAGATGCTGCACTTATTTTCGGACGTAGCCCTTGGCGAAATTGGACAAAGGTTGTCTTGCCTTTACTGGTTTCTAGTTATGTTTTAGGAATATTGCTGATTTTCATCAAAACGTTAGCGGAGTTTGGGACGCCCGCAACATTTGGAAGTCGCATTGGTTTCCAAGTTTTTACGACCGAAATTCACTCTTACCTTTCAAGATGGCCGGTAGATATAAGTATGGCGACATCACTTTCTTTGTTTTTACTTTCGGTATGTCTAGTTATTTGGTATTTTCAAAATCTCATAGGGCGCAAGTATACATATAGCGTGCTTTCAGGTAAAACCCCTGCTGTTCGCGAGATTAAAGATAAGTGGTATATCAAGCTAGGGGCATGGCTATTTGTAGGAATGGTGCTGTTATTTTCGATTGCAATACCATACTTTTCTATTATTGTGACATCATTGCAAAAAGTTCGAGGGAATGGTTTGAGTGCTGGCAATTTCAGTTTGGCGTCCTATCAGGCGGTGTTTACAAGTGGAAGCGCTGGCTTATCAGCATTTCTAAATAGTGTAGTTTTCTCCATACTGACAGCTGTCGTTACGGCGATTCTTGGATTATTTATCGCGCTCTATATTAAAAAGGGAGAAACGAAAAAGCAACAAGTGTTAGATTTCTTTAGTTTAATGCCGAATATCATACCAGGAATTGTCTTTGTCGTCGGTTTAATTATGTTTTGGAATGCACCTTGGTTGCCAGCGACTATTTATAACACGAAGGCAATGGTAGTTGTGACTTATTGTGTGCTTTTCTTACCCTATTCTGTGCAGTATACAAAGTCGTCTTTATCACAGTTAGATCAATCTATTTTTCAATCGGTGGCTATTTTTGGGCGTAACAGTTGGGACATGTATCGTTTTATCTTGATCCCATTATTAATACAGGGAATACTTGCTGGCATGATGATGACCTTTATAATTTCAATGCGTGAGTTAGTAGCAGGGTTACTTATTTTACCTCCCTCAGTTAAGACGGGGGCAACATTTATCTACAGCCAATTTGAGCAAGGAAACGTTGGCGTAGGAATGGCTGTTGCAGTAATTACAGTCGCTATGACCGTCATCTTCATGTTCATATTAGATTGGCTTCAAAAAAGGGGAGGATGGGCAAGTGCTTAATGTGGAAATTTTAGGTGGGGTTGGGGAGTATGGACGTAATTGCTTTTATCTCGAAAAAGAGGGGCGTGCTATTCTACTTGATTGTGGTGTGATGAATAATCATGACAAAACTTTCCCCGATTTAACCCAAGCCCATGTGGCCAAGCTAGAAGCTGTGTTTATCTCTCATTCGCATATTGATCATGTGGGTGCTCTCCCATTACTTGAGAAGTGGGGCTACAGCGGACAGCTATTCATGAGTAAAATGACAGCGCAACAACTAAAGCCAACTTATGAGAATATAATAGTTTTTCAACCAGAGTCCGTTGACAATTGGATTAATATTAGCGAAAGTCTTTCCTTTCAATGGGGCTATAGTGGTCATTTAATAGGGAGTGTATGGTACAAAATTAGATTTTTAGAGGAGGTGATGTTTTTTTCAGGTGATTATGTTATGGATTCCTATCTTTTAAAGGCTACTATCCCGACAGAGGATGATAGGGGGTATGATTTAGCATTTATCGATAGCGGACATGTTGAGAAGCGCATCAAAAATATTGAAGTGTTGCAGAAAATCATGGAATTTATCAGTGCCAAGCCAAGTTGCCCGATTATTTTTCCTTCTTCTTTTTCAGGGAAAACTGCGGATATTGCTGTTTATCTTTTTCAGCATACGGCAAGAGAAGTGCGTGTAGACAATGAATTCTTGTCCTTTTTTGAAGATTATAACGTTGCGCCGGAAAATATGTTGTCATCTTCGTATAACACAATTTTGAAATCCTTTAAAAACGATTGCTTGCAGGACAAGGCAGTGGGGGATAACGCTATCTATTTTATTCCAGAGCGTGACGAATCAACAATATCGAAGCTTCTTCTCGAATTGCCAACAGCCATTGTCATCTTTACTGGGTACTGTAAGAAAGGCAGTTATGTTCAACAATTAGCGCAAGATCGAGCGATGCAGTTTTTTTACAAAACACATCCTGATTACAATGACATCATAGCGCTTTCACAGAAAATAAACGCGCAAAAAATCATCTATTTTCACAGTCAGTTAACAACGAAAGAAACGACGCTTTTAACAATCATAGGAAATGAGGATGACGTGTATGATGAATCTTGTTAAGAAATTTGCCCTGCAACTAAGCCTAATCGGTGTTGTATTATTCACTATTGGCGTGATGGGTGTCACACAGGCGAAAGCAGCAATCGAACCAGGTCATGAGATTAAATATAATATAAAATCGGAGTTATTTAATGAAGCTAACATCTTAAATACTTTCACTGCGACTAAAAAAGATGAAGTGAAAATTTACTACTTCGATACACCAAATAAGAATTTTCTAAGTGCAGACTATAACAACCGCTTACGTGTCTATAAAGATAGCAATAAAATGGATATTACGTATAAAAAAAGATTTCAAAATACACCGCTTGAAGAGGCACTTGCCATCACAGCAAATCATGGGTTCACGGGCACAGAGTCCAACTACAAATTTGAAATGGATATTAAGGGCGGCAATCGTACGTTCACAATAAGTCGAAAAGAATCGTTAAAGACAACATCTAAAGTTTCCTACGAGGCAGTGGATACAAGCGCTGCAAAGAAATTAGTGTTAGAAAATGTTCCAAAGAAGATTTTAAATTGGGATTCGGAAGCATGGTATACCAACACATTGTCACAGGCAGTCGTTTACGGCCCTGCGAATGCGACAACGTATAAAGGTAGCTTTGAAGGCTATGAGGCAGATATTGAAGTTTGGAACTATCAAGGAGAAGTCATGGTGGAACTATCTACCAAAGAAAACGATGCTTCAAAAGCTGCTATCATTGAAAAAGTATGGCATGATCATTTACTAGCGGCAGGCTATTTAAGTACCGATCAGCGTGGGAAAACGGCTTTTGTTATGGACAAGTAAAGCATGGAGAGCTTTCTCAATGGGAATGACTGTAAATGATCTGAACAAAACGGTTTTTTATGAATTTTATTTTTAGCATTTTCTACAAAGGAAATGACGAGGAAGCTTTTATAAAGCTCCTTTCTGATTGAAGACAAAAGGTTACAGGAATGCTGATCATTCCCGTAACCTTTTGATTTTTTTTATGAATTTCATTTAGATGGCATGTTCGTATGTAAGGTCAGTATCACTTACGAGCATTGCTTATACTGTGCTTGTATGGCACAGGCGGCGAGTGTCGCTGACGGCATTGGCCTTTCGCTACAGAGCAAAGCTTCCTGCGGGAATAGCCTGAGCAAAAAGACCCGCAGGAGTGGAGCGACGAGGCGACTGAAGCCGTGCCCGCGAAAAGCGTCCGCCGTAGCGGAAATCAACGGGTTCATATAAAAGTATGACCTGTCCCGTAATAGATCTGATGTTGTAAAGAGAGACTATAAACATTCCTAGCCATAAAATTGTGGCAAGGTGTATGAGGGAAATAAAAACACGGAAAAAACTTGTTCTAACTTTTTCAATTTAGCTTACACTTACTATAGGACGAACTTAGCATGGAGCAAGGAGGAAATGTCATAGCGAAAAAAATGGGCATTGTCGCGCTATTACTATTTGGAGTGTATGTTCTCTGTATGTATTGGTATATTTTTCACGGTGGTGGTGGCACAATACCACAAGCATTAAAAGGAACAGTTGCGGACCCAGCGATGTTTATGTCTGAGCGAGAACTATACTTAAGTGGTGAATATTCGAAAATAAGGAACTTCCTATTCTTTGTGGCTACACCTTTTGAATGGCTCGTCTATCTCGTTATATTATTAATGGGATTATCACGCTATTTTGAGAAGGTTTCGACAGCACAAACGAAATGGAAAATTGTTCAAAATGCAGCTTATTTGTTTTTATTATCGATTGTGCTTTATGTAGTACTCTATCCAATCGAATATTATCGTTATTATCTAAGTAAAAGCTATGGCATAAGTACACAAGGTTTTTCTTCGTGGATGCGAGATGGTGTCATTGATTTTTGGGTGAACTTTGGGATGACCTTCCTTATTGTGTCCGTACTCTATTGGCTCATCAGAAAGAGTGCTAAGCGATGGTGGTTATATGCGTGGTTATTAACGATTCCATTTACGATTTTTATCATGTTTATCCAACCGGTTGTCATTGATCCGTTATACAATGATTTTTATCCGCTGAAAAATAAAGAGCTGGAGACCAAAATTTTAGCAGTTGCTGAACAAGCCAATATTCCAGCGGAGCATGTTTATGAAGTCAATATGGCGGAAAAGACCAATGCTTTAAATGCCTATGTGACAGGTGTTGGTAGTAATTCGAGAATTGTGTTGTGGGATACAACTTTAAATCGCCTATCTGACAATGAAATATTATTCATTATGGCACATGAGATGGGACATTACGTAGAGAAGCATATTTATTTTGGAATCTCAGGCTATCTTTTAATGACATTGGTAGGTCTGTGGCTGACATCAAAATGTATGAGATGGCTAATTACACGCTATGGACATATATTAAAAATTACTAAAATCAGCGACATTCATTCGTTACCATTGTTTTTACTCATTACATCTATTTTATTATTTGCATCGAGTCCTCTTTCTAACTATATTTCGAGATATCAGGAAACAAGAGCAGACCAGTATGCAATTGCATTAATGGGCGATCAGGCGTCAGCAGTGACTGCATTCCAAAAGCTAACCAAATCGGGTTTAAGTGAAGTCAATCCACAGCTTCTTGTCAAATGGTTCCGATATACCCATCCGCCTATGCTCGACCGTATTTATAAGGTGGCTGAAAAAGAAGGGCAGAAACAAGGAACACCAATAAAGGAAGAGCAGAAAAAAGAAGAGCAAAAGAAATAATTATCCAAGTGCGGTTGTT of the Lysinibacillus fusiformis genome contains:
- a CDS encoding LysR family transcriptional regulator: MKHLKLQAFCLLVDLKKLAPVAKELGITPPTVSFHIRSIEDEYGVRLFRTNAGGYRLTEAGEGLYHYARQIVQLQNDMDRFIENLLAGNIGSIRLGASGLPAHIFMPEIIHQISTAYPDIRISLEVKTAPEIENMVALQELDFGLIMETKQQNPSLFYETIGEDSLVLALSPTHELATKKDISKSDVLKNKVLLHTSSSSTNHFIEKWMNPFLPSFYTIELDSVSTIKKMLIFGKTIAFLSVALIEDELKSGLLMKKDLHDMTLTRKIQLVYPKSRLDNKIDEFVKKSIYDLASKINAIKS
- a CDS encoding ABC transporter substrate-binding protein, coding for MKKRCKLLVTAGVLLALTLAGCGNNQSAGSVNKDAANAKPQEVQTLTVYSAGPDGLAANIQQAFEEKTGMKVEMFQGTTGKILSRLEAEKNNPVADVVVLASVASMDGLKESDQLQSYKDAENATKINSDWSDAEGYYYGYSASALGIAYNTKNTKEAPIEWTDLAKSEWQDKINIPDPSLSGSAVDFLFGYAEAEKSAWDTIQSWKKNGLQVNGANKEALDAVITGDKNATISGVDYMAYKAKASGEPVEIVYPQSGTVVSPRAVGIMKEAKNVDGAKAYVNFLLSDEGQKLVTDAYLLPGNKEIPVKDRAALGEIPQLPVNWKGAEAKQLDILTKFNDIFR
- a CDS encoding ABC transporter permease, whose product is MIMEGRRTFGLLVTIVATFAIAPLIAIVYYTVVHDGHLDVSQINRMFDNDRLWHTLGNSLLLGILVILGTTILALPMALIRTKTSLHKFDWLDIILTIPFMTPPYIGSMGWILFMQNNGFLQQLMPSATWMSNTFFSLFGMVMIMSLHLFPFLYLMLKNTLLRINGSFLDAALIFGRSPWRNWTKVVLPLLVSSYVLGILLIFIKTLAEFGTPATFGSRIGFQVFTTEIHSYLSRWPVDISMATSLSLFLLSVCLVIWYFQNLIGRKYTYSVLSGKTPAVREIKDKWYIKLGAWLFVGMVLLFSIAIPYFSIIVTSLQKVRGNGLSAGNFSLASYQAVFTSGSAGLSAFLNSVVFSILTAVVTAILGLFIALYIKKGETKKQQVLDFFSLMPNIIPGIVFVVGLIMFWNAPWLPATIYNTKAMVVVTYCVLFLPYSVQYTKSSLSQLDQSIFQSVAIFGRNSWDMYRFILIPLLIQGILAGMMMTFIISMRELVAGLLILPPSVKTGATFIYSQFEQGNVGVGMAVAVITVAMTVIFMFILDWLQKRGGWASA
- a CDS encoding M48 family metallopeptidase, producing MAKKMGIVALLLFGVYVLCMYWYIFHGGGGTIPQALKGTVADPAMFMSERELYLSGEYSKIRNFLFFVATPFEWLVYLVILLMGLSRYFEKVSTAQTKWKIVQNAAYLFLLSIVLYVVLYPIEYYRYYLSKSYGISTQGFSSWMRDGVIDFWVNFGMTFLIVSVLYWLIRKSAKRWWLYAWLLTIPFTIFIMFIQPVVIDPLYNDFYPLKNKELETKILAVAEQANIPAEHVYEVNMAEKTNALNAYVTGVGSNSRIVLWDTTLNRLSDNEILFIMAHEMGHYVEKHIYFGISGYLLMTLVGLWLTSKCMRWLITRYGHILKITKISDIHSLPLFLLITSILLFASSPLSNYISRYQETRADQYAIALMGDQASAVTAFQKLTKSGLSEVNPQLLVKWFRYTHPPMLDRIYKVAEKEGQKQGTPIKEEQKKEEQKK
- a CDS encoding CYTH domain-containing protein, whose protein sequence is MMNLVKKFALQLSLIGVVLFTIGVMGVTQAKAAIEPGHEIKYNIKSELFNEANILNTFTATKKDEVKIYYFDTPNKNFLSADYNNRLRVYKDSNKMDITYKKRFQNTPLEEALAITANHGFTGTESNYKFEMDIKGGNRTFTISRKESLKTTSKVSYEAVDTSAAKKLVLENVPKKILNWDSEAWYTNTLSQAVVYGPANATTYKGSFEGYEADIEVWNYQGEVMVELSTKENDASKAAIIEKVWHDHLLAAGYLSTDQRGKTAFVMDK
- a CDS encoding MBL fold metallo-hydrolase gives rise to the protein MLNVEILGGVGEYGRNCFYLEKEGRAILLDCGVMNNHDKTFPDLTQAHVAKLEAVFISHSHIDHVGALPLLEKWGYSGQLFMSKMTAQQLKPTYENIIVFQPESVDNWINISESLSFQWGYSGHLIGSVWYKIRFLEEVMFFSGDYVMDSYLLKATIPTEDDRGYDLAFIDSGHVEKRIKNIEVLQKIMEFISAKPSCPIIFPSSFSGKTADIAVYLFQHTAREVRVDNEFLSFFEDYNVAPENMLSSSYNTILKSFKNDCLQDKAVGDNAIYFIPERDESTISKLLLELPTAIVIFTGYCKKGSYVQQLAQDRAMQFFYKTHPDYNDIIALSQKINAQKIIYFHSQLTTKETTLLTIIGNEDDVYDESC
- a CDS encoding PTS ascorbate transporter subunit IIC, producing the protein MLDVMMNDILGTPAILVGLFAFVGLLIQKKSASTVLSGTLKTIMGFVILGAGAAVLIGSLNHFSKMFDFAFNVQGVIPNNEAIVAAAQTNFGTSTAMIMVFGMVMNLLLARFTPLKYIFLTGHHTLFMACLIAASLSVGGMSGAPLIIVGSILLGICMVVFPAILQPTVRQITGSDDFAVGHFGSIGYYISAKIGKLFGNKAKSTEEIKVPKSLGFLRDTSVAVSLTMSLFFIIVALFAGQSFIETELSGGSNFIVFAIIQAITFAAGVYIILAGVRMLIAEIIPAFKGIADKVVPNTKPALDCPTIFPFAPNAVIIGFLFSFLAGLLSMFALPLIGLKVIVPGLVPHFFTGAAAGVFGNATGGRMGAMAGAFANGIIISFIPAILLIFMGDIGYEGTTFGDSDFGVVGIIIINILKLFGAV
- a CDS encoding PTS sugar transporter subunit IIA, encoding MLSELLNKDTIQIANEVNNWQDAIRLASLPLLQQHKIEKRYIEAMIHSIEVHGPYAVLTPKVAIPHARPTEGVKELSMSLLSLQNPVQFGPDKPVYLIIVLAAIDDASHLRALVDLTQVLQEPTQIDSIIACQLPEDIVEKIKQYATKERL
- a CDS encoding PTS sugar transporter subunit IIB, with the translated sequence MKILVVCGNGLGSSFMMALTVKKALAELGKEAEVTHTDLTTATAEKADVYIGAGDIVDQLDNGMRKIVRIVNMMSIAEIKSKLEPLF
- a CDS encoding ABC transporter ATP-binding protein codes for the protein MKISLTNIEKKYGHSQALWPINVELDSKFITILGQSGCGKTTLLKILAGLEKPTDGEITFDDTIIYSSKLRKNVKPNKRNIAMVFQDFALWPHMTIFQNIAFGLKGIVPKTEIPERVAHVMRLVNMEGFEKRKPGELSGGQQQRVALARALATNPKLILFDEPLSALDAVLREKMQDEIMHIIHELDCQAIFVTHDQTEAMTMSDQIIVMESGRIAQVGTPEEIYHAPATPYVADFIGKVNWLDKGSCIVRPEGVSRQQHPGTIAKQAMIVKSTFVGDRYVVQAQVEGKQWSFYEAVPLEHGKQLEVFVDKKQIYQLEGLQ